aaatttattataaattgaagttgatttgattattttaaaatagtactTTAGTATCACTATTTGGGAtctgaacttgacaattattttcatattcggacttcaacttttttttttgtctaagttaGACTTTGAACTTAGCAATTGTTCTCACATTGGCTGCCTGAATTAAACAACTATTCCTACATTGgaacttgaattaaacaactaTTTCCACATTGGGGCTTGAACTTTTTTCCGTCTAAGTTAGTTCTTTAACTTAACAAGTATTCCCACATTGAGGCCTAAGCTTTAGggtttaactaaaaatattaagaactAACTTGAACAATGGCGGAGCCTAGTAGAGGCCCGGGAGGGGGGGCCATGGCCCCcaaggtttaatttttttctaatttatccCTTTTTAGATATACTATGATTCTccaaaaaatataagtaggtcCCCCAAGGTTTAAGATTTTTGTAATTTCCTCCTTTGTATATATACTATAGCCCTCTcaaaaattgattgtttatatgtttaaatcgatTGTTATATAGCACATCCAATTTTAGCTTGTCCCCCAAGATTAACATCCTGGCTCTGCCACtgaacttgaacaaaaaaaggTTTAAACCCTCGATATAAGTCCAAATAGTTAATCAGATTGaaagtattaataatattatacaaGTCCAAAATACActaaattaaaagtcaaaagattaAACCTTGAActttaaaaggaccaaattaaaacttcaaaatatttaaaactaaatctAGAATTTTCTTGACTAAAATCCAACACTTATTTAGGGCAGAGCTCCCATTATCAAATTCAAGTTACAGAGAAGAATTTAGACAGTTGAGCTTGTCAAAAGAATGAATTGAGTCCTTCAACACCAAAAACACaaccaaaagcaaaaaaagaatgaaaaaaaatataatttttttaaaaaaaatcctaaaaatttaCAGAAGATTAATTACACAACATAATCAGCTTTTCTTATGGTAATCACGAACAGGAGATGAAGACTTACTTCGAACAACCTCAGATTCATTGCTCAATTTTCTTACAtgatctttcttcttcttcttcttcattattCCTCTTCTTACATTACTGTAATTCCCTCCTTGTATTGTAGGAACCATATACCATCCAACACAAGTTAACAATATCGAAACCGATCTTCCAAAGAACACTAATAACACCAAAACCAACACAAAAAAtgttggtaaataaaaatatggtcGCTTCCATGAAAACccttttttgttcttcttcttgTCTGGTTGTAATCTTGATATCTTCTTCATTACATCTTTGGCTTCACTTAAGGTTTCCATTGAATGCTTATGATCCCATGCTTCTTGTTCTTGTTGTTTGGTTTCAACAGGTTTTGGCTTTGGTTCTTTGTCTTTGAGCTTTACAACGACAGGGACAAAATCTGTTGAATCTTTGTACATGAAACGAACCATGGATATGTCTCGAGAACCTGTCTGTAGATGGATCTTTTGTTTCTTGTCTTCAAGCTCTGATAAAAGTGCAGAAAACTTGTCGAGACCACGGCCGGAATATGGGTTCTTGTTGTTGTCTTTGTTATGGCTTTTATGATCATAATCAGCATCTTCTTGACGATTAGAAGCTCCACAGATCAATGGatgaaacatttgaaaattttgggttaatggGGATTTTTTGGAGGGGGATTTGTTtgattgaaaaagagaaatggaggACTTTGGGTCTTAAATATGAAGTTTTGTATCAACTTGgtcaaaataaagcaaaaagaTGAAATTCTTGCGAGTAAAATGGAATCTTCCTCTTGTTTTAATTAGGGTTGGAGACTATAAATGTAAATGAGATGTTTcacctttttataattttttttatttattaaggcTAAAGATTTTGACTTTGTATTTGCTTTGGGAAGAGGTGGATTTGTATTGACTTTTAATCAAAAGAATGACGTAATGATGCAGAGTTATTATTAGGGTTGGTCCTCAAATTatgatttatgttttaaattggtcCTTTAGTTTCAAAATGTTCTTATTGAGTCTTTAGTCGTATTGTTCGTCGGTCTAAACATTAGCTTGAATATTAAAGGACAACTCAAATATGAGatgaaacatatttaaaatgcactaatcaaattataaaaacgtcaatcataaattttaatattactatttttaacacGTTACGTCTTAAGATACCTTTAACCCACATGTTTTAGATATGTTCCACGATAGATTTCAATTGGCATTAAACAT
This genomic stretch from Gossypium raimondii isolate GPD5lz chromosome 6, ASM2569854v1, whole genome shotgun sequence harbors:
- the LOC105772226 gene encoding uncharacterized protein LOC105772226; the protein is MFHPLICGASNRQEDADYDHKSHNKDNNKNPYSGRGLDKFSALLSELEDKKQKIHLQTGSRDISMVRFMYKDSTDFVPVVVKLKDKEPKPKPVETKQQEQEAWDHKHSMETLSEAKDVMKKISRLQPDKKKNKKGFSWKRPYFYLPTFFVLVLVLLVFFGRSVSILLTCVGWYMVPTIQGGNYSNVRRGIMKKKKKKDHVRKLSNESEVVRSKSSSPVRDYHKKS